ACCCGCGTTCGGCGTCGATCCGCTCGAACAACGTGCGTTTGGGCTCGATCCGCTCGACGATGGCTTCGATGATCCAGTCGGCACTGCCGAAATCACCATCGTCGATGGCACCGGTGCGCACGAGCGCACCCTGCTCCGCGGTGAAGAGCGGGTCAGGCTTCAGCGCCTGCGCGCGCTTCCAGCCGGCTGCCGCCGCGGCGGCGTCGACATCGAGCAGGTGGACCGGGACGCCGGCATTGGCCAGATGCGCGGCGATCTGCGCACCCATCGTCCCGGCGCCGACCACGATGGCGTTGCGAAGGGGCTTCGACACGTCTGCGCATTATTCATCAGGAGCGCAGGAAACAAGGACCGGCAACCGGCAATGGGCAACCGGCAACCGGTTGGAGCAGTGGGAGGCCACGCCTCACCGGCGGTGTTCGGGTAGATAATGCCGAGTCATGTCGCGACCGTTCACCTTGTATGTTGCCTGCCTGCTGATCGGCGTTCTTGCGCATGCGCCTGCCGTCAGCGCCCAGACGCCGGCGCGGCGCGCACGCCCCGCGTCGGCGTCGAGCCGGTTCGACCTGCCGCGGCTCGCCCGCATCCCGGCGCTCGTCGAAGAGGCCGTCGCACGCAAGGAACTGCCCGGCGCCGTGGTAGCCGTGGGCACGGAGACGGGGATCGCCTGGCAGGCGTCGATCGGCCAGCGCTCGCTGCAGCCGGCGCCGGAGAAGATGACGGCCGACACCATCTTCGATGCCGCGTCGCTCACCAAGGTCGTCGCCACGACAACGGCCATCATGATGCTGGTCGAGCAGGGAAGGCTTCGACTTACCGATCGGGTGGCGCTGCACATCCCGGGCTTCGAGCGCTACGGCAAGCGCGATATCACGATCCGTCACCTGATGACGCACACGTCCGGACTCAGGCCAGACCTCGAGTTCAACCCGGAATGGAACGGCTACGACACCGCCATCTCGAAAGCCACGGACGAAGTGCCCGTGGCAGGCCTCGACGTGCGCGTCATCTATTCGGACATCAACTATTTCCTCCTCGGCCACATCGTCCGCGTGGTGTCCGGTGAGCCGCTCGACGAGTTCACGCGCAAGCGCATCTTCATCCCGCTCGGGATGAAGGACACGATGTTCAAGCCGCCCGCGTCGCTCGCACGCCGCATCGCGCCGACGGAGAAGTGCCTGCCGATCTCGTATCCGTGCGGCCAGGACGGCGGCACGTGGCTGCGTGGCGTGGTCCACGACCCGACGGCGCGGCGCATGGACAACGTGGCGGGTCATGCAGGACTGTTCACCACGGCCGCCGATCTCGCGCGGTTCGCGCGCATGCTGCTCAACGGCGGCCAGCTCGAAGGCGTGCGCATCATGTCGCCGCTGACTGTTGCGCGCATGACGTCGCCGTCGACGCCCCCGGGACAGCGCAACGTGCGCGGGCTCGGCTGGGACATCAACTCCAGTTTCTCGGCCAACAAAGGTGACCTGACGCCGACGCTGTCGTTCGGCCACACGGGCTTCACCGGCACGTCGCTGTGGATCGACCCCGGTACGCGGACGTTCGTCGTGTTCCTGTCCAATCGCGTGCATCCCGACGGCAAGGGCGACGTCACGGCCCTGCGCGCGAAGGTCGCCAACATCGCTGGCGGTGCGATTCGTGTCGCGCCGACGCCCGTGGTGAGCACGCACGGTTTCTCGCAGACACCCGCGTCGGGAGTGATTCCGGCGCGACCCGCGATGCGAACCATGACGGGCATCGACGTGCTGCAGGCCGAGTCGTTCGCGCGGATCGCCGGCAGGAAGATCGGCCTGCTCACCAATCACACCGGCCGCACGCGCGGCGGGCAGTCCACCATCGATGCGTTCGCGGCCGCGAAGAACCTCACGCTCGTGGCGCTCTTCAGTCCCGAACACGGCATCCGCGGCATCCTCGACGAGGAAGTGCCGTCATCTGTCGACGAGAAGACGGGGCTCGCGATCCACTCCCTCTACGGCAAGACGCGCCGCGTCACGCCCGAGACGATGAAGGGCATCGACACGATGGTGGTGGACCTGCAGGACATCGGCAGCCGCTTCTACACGTACATGTCCGCGCTCGGCTACCTTCTCGAGGATGCGGCGGCGCAGAACTTCGAAGTGGTCGTCCTCGACCGTCCGAACCCGGTCAACGGCTGGCAGGTCGAGGGACCGAAGCCGGACCCGAGTCCCGCGGGCGAACAGCGGCCGTACATCGCCTACTGGCCGACGATGCCGGTACGGCACGGGATGACACTGGGCGAACTGGCGAGGCTGTTCAACGAAGAGGGGAAGATTGGCGCAACGCTCACGGTGGTGCCGCTGCAGCACTGGTCGCGCGAGTCGTGGTGGGACGAGACGGCGCTTATGTGGGTGAATCCGTCGCCGAACATGCGCAACGTGACGCAGGCCACGCTGTATCCGGGCATCGGCGCCGTAGAGTACGCGAACCTCTCGGTGGGGCGCGGCACTGACGCGCCGTTCGAGCGGATCGGCGCGCCGTGGATCGATGGCCTGCTGCTCGCCGAGGCGCTCAACGCACGGAACCTGCCCGGCATCCGCTTCTACCCGATCACCTTCACGCCCAACGCGAGCGTGTACAAGGACGAGGAGTGCCAGGGCGTGTACTTCATCGTCACCGATCGCACGGCGCTGCGTCCGGTGCGCGTGGGGCTGGAGATCGTGAGCGCGCTTGGCCGCCTGTTTCCCGGCAAGCTCGATCTGAAGCGCACGGCCATCCTGTATGGATCGGCCGATCAACTCGCGCGCGCGCTCACGGGCGAAGATCCGGCACTCCTCGCAGAACAGTGGTCCACCGACGAAGTCGCCTGGCACACGCTGCGCGCGAAATACCTGATGTACAAGTAGGGGCCCGCCTTCGCGCTGGCGCGCTACGGCGCGGCAGGCCACCGGGCACCGATCGCCGGGCACCGGAACGTGGTGCCTTTTTCGTCATTCGGCATTCGTCATTCGGCATTCACCCCGATCACCCCCCGCAGCCAGGCGGCGACCTCCCGCTCCCAGATGCGCCAGCGAGGCTGGTCGTGCCAGGCTTCCATGCCGTGCGGGGCGCCATCGATTTCGACGGCCGTGACGCGGGCGCCGGCGGATCGCACCGTGGCGACGTACGCGCGCTGCTGATCGATCAGGCGATCCGACGTGCCGGCGACGAGCAGGAGCGGTGGCATCTCCTTCGCAGCGTGACGCACGGGCGAGAACGCGCGCAGCGTCTCGCGTGCGGGGTCGTCGAGCGAGGTCAGGCCGAACAGCCGGCGCGCCAGGGAGCGCGGGTTGGCCGGATCGCCCGCCATCGCCTCGATGTCGTACACCCCGTAGAAGGACACCACGCCGGCGAGTGAGCGCTCCGTTGCGGCGAGATGCGTCACGATCTGTCCACTGGCGGATTCGCCGACGAGGATCAGCTTCGACGGATCGATCCGCAGCGGACGGCCGTGTTCGCGCAGCCACGCCAGCGCCGTCGCGACGTCAGTCATCTGTTCGCGATTGGTGACCCGTGGCGTGAGCCTGTAGTCGATCGACACCCACGCGATGTCGAGCGACGAGGCCAGCTGCACCATCGGTGTTGCGTACGTGACGCGGTCGCCGGCTTCCCATCCGCCGCCATGCACGATCACGACGGCTGCGTGCGGTGTCTCTCCGGCCGGGACCCACGCATCGAGCGTGAGCCCGTTCACGGCGTCGAACACGACGCGCTTGTGCAGGCCGCCTGCGGGCGACGGATGTGCGGCTTCGGGGACCGCGCCGATGCGCGCGTCCAGTGCGCGCAGCATCGCCGCCTTGTAGCCCCACTGCGACGGCCACCAGTTCTCCACGCGATGGCTCGCCCCGGCGACCTCCACGACGTCGCATGCAGCAGTAGCGCCCGTGCACGCTGCGCGCGCCCGGGCGAGCGGCACGTCACTGTCACTGCCACCGTGCACGATGTATGTCGGGACGACGGGGGGAACGACGTTGTCGAAGCGCCCTCCGGCAATCACGACAGCCGCGGGTGCCTGAGGCGCGCCGCCGAATCGTCCGAGCCGCAGCCGGTGCAGCGTGTCCGCGAGATGCAACGCGACGGGCGCCGCGCTGTCTTCG
This genomic window from Acidobacteriota bacterium contains:
- a CDS encoding alpha/beta hydrolase fold domain-containing protein; translation: MCALTGSACQTQVRGEDCLPLTPDGSQGAALLPGGLMNVRYGGTSREPLRLDVYPHADGPGKPGPSDEMGVEAGLARPARPLALVLRGGAGTVGQRSSYVGQLIETFGDAGYVVATADYRFGVVSTAADDVQRALAMLTMCHATALHVDARRTVLVAEDSAAPVALHLADTLHRLRLGRFGGAPQAPAAVVIAGGRFDNVVPPVVPTYIVHGGSDSDVPLARARAACTGATAACDVVEVAGASHRVENWWPSQWGYKAAMLRALDARIGAVPEAAHPSPAGGLHKRVVFDAVNGLTLDAWVPAGETPHAAVVIVHGGGWEAGDRVTYATPMVQLASSLDIAWVSIDYRLTPRVTNREQMTDVATALAWLREHGRPLRIDPSKLILVGESASGQIVTHLAATERSLAGVVSFYGVYDIEAMAGDPANPRSLARRLFGLTSLDDPARETLRAFSPVRHAAKEMPPLLLVAGTSDRLIDQQRAYVATVRSAGARVTAVEIDGAPHGMEAWHDQPRWRIWEREVAAWLRGVIGVNAE
- a CDS encoding DUF1343 domain-containing protein; translation: MSRPFTLYVACLLIGVLAHAPAVSAQTPARRARPASASSRFDLPRLARIPALVEEAVARKELPGAVVAVGTETGIAWQASIGQRSLQPAPEKMTADTIFDAASLTKVVATTTAIMMLVEQGRLRLTDRVALHIPGFERYGKRDITIRHLMTHTSGLRPDLEFNPEWNGYDTAISKATDEVPVAGLDVRVIYSDINYFLLGHIVRVVSGEPLDEFTRKRIFIPLGMKDTMFKPPASLARRIAPTEKCLPISYPCGQDGGTWLRGVVHDPTARRMDNVAGHAGLFTTAADLARFARMLLNGGQLEGVRIMSPLTVARMTSPSTPPGQRNVRGLGWDINSSFSANKGDLTPTLSFGHTGFTGTSLWIDPGTRTFVVFLSNRVHPDGKGDVTALRAKVANIAGGAIRVAPTPVVSTHGFSQTPASGVIPARPAMRTMTGIDVLQAESFARIAGRKIGLLTNHTGRTRGGQSTIDAFAAAKNLTLVALFSPEHGIRGILDEEVPSSVDEKTGLAIHSLYGKTRRVTPETMKGIDTMVVDLQDIGSRFYTYMSALGYLLEDAAAQNFEVVVLDRPNPVNGWQVEGPKPDPSPAGEQRPYIAYWPTMPVRHGMTLGELARLFNEEGKIGATLTVVPLQHWSRESWWDETALMWVNPSPNMRNVTQATLYPGIGAVEYANLSVGRGTDAPFERIGAPWIDGLLLAEALNARNLPGIRFYPITFTPNASVYKDEECQGVYFIVTDRTALRPVRVGLEIVSALGRLFPGKLDLKRTAILYGSADQLARALTGEDPALLAEQWSTDEVAWHTLRAKYLMYK